One genomic region from Mytilus trossulus isolate FHL-02 chromosome 9, PNRI_Mtr1.1.1.hap1, whole genome shotgun sequence encodes:
- the LOC134683636 gene encoding toll-like receptor 4 — MYLIVPKNNSLIYVDVSYSNTNLAILILQIRLETFISNGGDYSFAWNQLKRSPYNTLKKIVWKKADLDIAIRLYGNQFFKDTRSIEYMDISENDIWYFPDDLLNPMPNLTYLYFSKNSFQSIPVQLSEHNKVKMLDVRKNRLTSVSSAIRDWADKMQELHGMTLKITDNAFECNCDTIDFIRWIQTTKVNLDSRSYKCQLSNGTIIDTLIAYNSLYDLFADCKNTMWLTFASTLLSTTITISMLLLAYHKRWKIIFSIYGVIRRVVEHKVWRIYKYDVYISYEGDIVIWIKNVLIPKLEEEWGLTMCIKDRDFLPGPSQADNEAESIQNSRSIIFLITPEFLSSHDYMFELDRAKYERITKNLERIIIITKDITITDIPVEFSYIWNYAFIIQWPKSLEDLDGTWRKLRMLLTDGLITNI; from the coding sequence atgtatttgatagtTCCTAAAAATAACAGCCTTATATATGTCGATGTATCTTATTCAAATACAAATCTTGCCATACTTATTCTTCAAATTCGACTGGAAACATTTATTTCTAATGGTGGAGATTATTCATTTGCATGGAATCAATTAAAACGTTCTCCGTATAACACTCTAAAAAAGATTGTATGGAAAAAAGCTGACCTAGATATTGCCATAAGACTATACGGAAACCAGTTCTTCAAAGATACTAGATCTATCGAGTATATGGATATATCtgaaaatgatatttggtattttCCGGACGACTTATTAAATCCAATGCCAAACTTGACATATCTCTATTTTAGTAAAAATTCATTTCAGTCTATTCCGGTACAACTGAGCGAACATAACAAGGTAAAAATGCTGGACGTAAGGAAGAATCGATTAACAAGTGTGAGCTCAGCTATCAGAGACTGGGCAGATAAGATGCAAGAACTGCATGGAATGACGTTAAAGATCACTGATAATGCATTTGAGTGCAATTGTGACACTATAGACTTTATAAGGTGGATTCAGACTACAAAAGTCAATCTTGACAGCCGATCATATAAATGTCAATTGTCTAACGGCACAATTATCGATACACTTATAGCGTACAACTCTTTATATGACTTGTTTGCAGACTGTAAGAATACTATGTGGTTAACTTTTGCATCAACATTATTATCTACAACCATAACGATCTCAATGTTACTTTTAGCCTATCACAAGAGATGGAAAATCATCTTCTCTATATATGGAGTAATTCGCCGTGTTGTTGAGCACAAAGTCTGGAGAATTTACAAATATGACGTGTATATATCATATGAAGGAGATATTGTCATTTGGATTAAAAATGTACTAATACCAAAACTTGAAGAGGAATGGGGGCTGACAATGTGTATAAAAGATAGAGATTTTTTACCTGGACCGAGTCAAGCAGACAACGAGGCAGAGAGCATTCAAAACAGCAGGTCAATTATATTTCTGATCACGCCCGAATTCCTATCGTCACATGATTACATGTTCGAACTTGACAGGGCAAAATATGAaagaattacaaaaaatctggagcgtatcattattattacaaaaGATATAACAATTACTGATATTCCTGTAGAGTTTTCGTACATTTGGAACTATGCATTTATTATACAATGGCCGAAAAGTCTAGAGGACTTGGATGGTACTTGGAGGAAACTGAGGATGTTGCTTACAGATGGCTTGATTACAAACATTTAA
- the LOC134683522 gene encoding uncharacterized protein LOC134683522 yields the protein MAQFLGKWNSVSMTNIEAVGKVLGFTDEMIKKYQESKWTFEFTKDGDTFSITNESNNTPKSTNTYEEGKELVTKNSFGQCLKITITFDSDSKMTVLEKMELPGGWKNIKLVRTVEGNKMTAVVEVLESGAKMTQTFEKCT from the exons ATGGCTCAATTTTTAGGAAAATGGAATTCAGTATCTATGACCAACATCGAAGCTGTAGGAAAAGTATTGG GCTTTACAGATGAAATGATTAAAAAGTACCAAGAATCTAAATGGACATTTGAGTTCACCAAAGATGGAGATACGTTCTCAATTACAAATGAATCAAATAACACACCTAAATCAACTAATACATACGAAGAGGGGAAGGAATTGGTGACGAAAAACTCATTTGGACAATGTCTTAAG ATTACTATCACATTTGACTCGGATTCCAAAATGACTGTATTGGAAAAAATGGAACTACCAGGTGGttggaaaaatataaaacttgtaCGAACAGTTGAAGGAAACAAAATGACAGCA GTTGTGGAAGTACTGGAAAGTGGCGCAAAGATGACCCAAACTTTCGAGAAATGCACATAG